A genomic region of Phragmites australis chromosome 2, lpPhrAust1.1, whole genome shotgun sequence contains the following coding sequences:
- the LOC133908637 gene encoding protein SPA1-RELATED 4-like isoform X3, whose translation MEASRDAGGGGRRLGEAEAQAEGEAAEEGGGRGEEGGEVSLREWLDRPGRAVEAAECVHVFRQVAEAVAVAHAQGVAVGSARPSCFVVSPPFARVAFIESASGSDASGSCSGSDASEDADPTASPPQRGDGAGRGEERAGKAFPLRSVLSMELNWYTSPEEADDSVGGGATFASDVYRLGVLLFELFCTFETMEEKMRAMANLRYRVLPPQLLLKWPKEASFCQLLMHPVQETRPKIRHGALSIGDMELFEDQDCLGNVSEVLQSDFLNQLRNNLEEREAALRLREEIEEQELLLDFLQQLQKRKQDIADNLQDTVAFLSSDINEVLHQQSALGQCVNFSSDLDKEVCSGTVEDQSDCGSRKRRPELQSVDTEEQNHSLEECSRTVPSSVLIQESVLSKSSRLMKNFKKLETAYFLTRSKLAKQVGNQISSHHQFVKRATGSAVGTEGSSIDDFPLEGQYGRRKRGWVNSFLEGLCKYLSFSKLKVRAELKHCDSLNSSNLVCSVGFDRDREFFATAGVNKKIKVFEYNMIVNEHRDIHYPVVEMSNRSKLSCICWNSYMKSHIASSDFEGIVQVWDVTRSQVFIDMREHERRVWSVDFSIVDPTKLVSGSDDGCVKLWDMNQAILFSHLLLEVLALLEQGQTCALCNFNLILLAPLRLARQITKFTAMIFVTYELLIVH comes from the exons ATGGAGGCCTCCCGTGacgctggcggcggcgggcggcggttGGGGGAGGCGGAGGCGCAGGCGGAGGGCGAGgcagcagaggaaggaggaggacgaggggaGGAAGGGGGAGAGGTGAGCCTGCGGGAGTGGCTGGACCGGCCGGGCCGCGCAGTGGAGGCGGCGGAGTGCGTGCACGTGTTCCGGCAGGTGGCTGAGGCGGTGGCCGTCGCGCACGCGCAGGGGGTGGCCGTGGGCAGCGCGCGCCCGTCATGCTTCGTCGTGTCGCCGCCCTTCGCGCGTGTCGCCTTCATCGAGTCCGCATCGGGCTCCGACGCCTCGGGCTCGTGCTCGGGCTCCGACGCCTCCGAGGACGCCGACCCGACCGCCTCGCCTCCGCAGCGAGGCGACGGTGCCGGCCGGGGGGAGGAGCGCGCTGGGAAGGCGTTCCCGCTGAGGAGCGTGCTGTCGATGGAGCTCAATTGGTACACTAGCCCGGAGGAAGCGGACGATAGCGTTGGAGGCGGCGCTACCTTCGCCTCCGACGTGTACAGGCTGGGTGTGCTCTTGTTCGAG CTGTTTTGTACCTTCGAAACTATGGAGGAGAAGATGCGGGCAATGGCAAATCTGCGGTATCGTGTGTTGCCGCCACAACTGCTGCTCAAGTGGCCCAAGGAAGCATCCTTCTGCCAGTTACTGATGCACCCCGTGCAAGAAACAAGACCGAAGATAAG ACATGGGGCACTGTCGATTGGTGACATGGAGTTGTTTGAAGATCAAGATTGCCTTGGAAATGTCAG tGAGGTGCTACAGAGTGATTTCCTTAACCAATTGCGGAATAACCTGGAAGAGCGCGAAGCGGCACTTAGGTTACGTGAAGAGATAGAAGAGCAAGAATTACTACTGGATTTCCTTCAGCAGTTgcagaaaagaaagcaagataTAGCAGACAATTTGCAGGACACTGTTGCCTTTCTCTCTTCTGACATCAATGAGGTACTCCACCAGCAATCAGCTCTTGGACAGTGTGTAAACTTTTCATCCGATTTAGATAAAGAGGTTTGCTCTGGAACTGTTGAAGATCAGAGTGATTGTGGATCCAGGAAGCGTAGACCTGAGCTGCAATCTGTTGACACGGAGGAACAGAATCATAGTCTGGAAGAATGTTCCAGAACAGTGCCATCCTCTGTGCTAATTCAGGAAAGTGTTTTGTCAAAAAGCTCCAGGTTGATGAAGAACTTCAAAAAACTTGAAACAGCTTACTTTCTAACAAGGTCCAAGTTGGCAAAGCAAGTTGGCAACCAAATAAGTAGTCATCATCAATTTGTCAAGAGGGCTACTGGTTCAGCTGTTGGGACTGAAGGGAGTTCAATAGATGATTTTCCTTTGGAAGGACAATATGGTAGAAGGAAAAGAGGTTGGGTGAACTCTTTTCTTGAGGGATTGTGCAAGTACTTGTCGTTCAGTAAGTTGAAAGTTCGGGCAGAACTGAAGCATTGTGATTCGCTGAACTCATCAAATTTGGTATGCTCCGTAGGTTTCGACCGGGATAGAGAGTTTTTTGCAACTGCTGGTGTAAATAAGAAGATAAAAGTGTTTGAGTATAATATGATTGTAAATGAACATCGTGACATCCACTATCCTGTGGTAGAGATGTCTAATAGATCAAAATTAAGTTGTATTTGCTGGAACAGTTATATGAAGAGCCATATAGCATCTAGTGATTTTGAGGGTATAGTGCAG GTTTGGGATGTTACTAGGAGTCAAGTTTTCATTGACATGAGGGAGCATGAGAGGCGTGTGTGGTCGGTGGACTTCTCTATTGTGGACCCAACAAAATTGGTCAGTGGGAGTGATGATGGTTGTGTCAAGCTGTGGGATATGAATCAGGCAATTTTATTCTCGCACCTATT GCTGGAAGTTTTGGCACTATTAGAACAAGGGCAAACGTGTGCTCTGTGCAATTTCAACCTGATTCTGCTCGCTCCATTGCGATTGGCTCGGCAGATCACAAAATTTACTGCTATGATCTTCGTAACATACGAGCTCCTTATTGTACACTAG
- the LOC133908637 gene encoding protein SPA1-RELATED 4-like isoform X1 gives MEASRDAGGGGRRLGEAEAQAEGEAAEEGGGRGEEGGEVSLREWLDRPGRAVEAAECVHVFRQVAEAVAVAHAQGVAVGSARPSCFVVSPPFARVAFIESASGSDASGSCSGSDASEDADPTASPPQRGDGAGRGEERAGKAFPLRSVLSMELNWYTSPEEADDSVGGGATFASDVYRLGVLLFELFCTFETMEEKMRAMANLRYRVLPPQLLLKWPKEASFCQLLMHPVQETRPKIRHGALSIGDMELFEDQDCLGNVSEVLQSDFLNQLRNNLEEREAALRLREEIEEQELLLDFLQQLQKRKQDIADNLQDTVAFLSSDINEVLHQQSALGQCVNFSSDLDKEVCSGTVEDQSDCGSRKRRPELQSVDTEEQNHSLEECSRTVPSSVLIQESVLSKSSRLMKNFKKLETAYFLTRSKLAKQVGNQISSHHQFVKRATGSAVGTEGSSIDDFPLEGQYGRRKRGWVNSFLEGLCKYLSFSKLKVRAELKHCDSLNSSNLVCSVGFDRDREFFATAGVNKKIKVFEYNMIVNEHRDIHYPVVEMSNRSKLSCICWNSYMKSHIASSDFEGIVQVWDVTRSQVFIDMREHERRVWSVDFSIVDPTKLVSGSDDGCVKLWDMNQAGSFGTIRTRANVCSVQFQPDSARSIAIGSADHKIYCYDLRNIRAPYCTLVGHTKTVSYVKYLDASTLVSGSTDNSLKLWDLSMSQGRIIDSPIQTFTGHTNTKNFVGLSVSDGYIATGSETNEVFVYHKEFPMPVLAYKFSVTDPMSGQEIDDPSQFISCVCWRGQSSTLLSANSSGNIKILEMD, from the exons ATGGAGGCCTCCCGTGacgctggcggcggcgggcggcggttGGGGGAGGCGGAGGCGCAGGCGGAGGGCGAGgcagcagaggaaggaggaggacgaggggaGGAAGGGGGAGAGGTGAGCCTGCGGGAGTGGCTGGACCGGCCGGGCCGCGCAGTGGAGGCGGCGGAGTGCGTGCACGTGTTCCGGCAGGTGGCTGAGGCGGTGGCCGTCGCGCACGCGCAGGGGGTGGCCGTGGGCAGCGCGCGCCCGTCATGCTTCGTCGTGTCGCCGCCCTTCGCGCGTGTCGCCTTCATCGAGTCCGCATCGGGCTCCGACGCCTCGGGCTCGTGCTCGGGCTCCGACGCCTCCGAGGACGCCGACCCGACCGCCTCGCCTCCGCAGCGAGGCGACGGTGCCGGCCGGGGGGAGGAGCGCGCTGGGAAGGCGTTCCCGCTGAGGAGCGTGCTGTCGATGGAGCTCAATTGGTACACTAGCCCGGAGGAAGCGGACGATAGCGTTGGAGGCGGCGCTACCTTCGCCTCCGACGTGTACAGGCTGGGTGTGCTCTTGTTCGAG CTGTTTTGTACCTTCGAAACTATGGAGGAGAAGATGCGGGCAATGGCAAATCTGCGGTATCGTGTGTTGCCGCCACAACTGCTGCTCAAGTGGCCCAAGGAAGCATCCTTCTGCCAGTTACTGATGCACCCCGTGCAAGAAACAAGACCGAAGATAAG ACATGGGGCACTGTCGATTGGTGACATGGAGTTGTTTGAAGATCAAGATTGCCTTGGAAATGTCAG tGAGGTGCTACAGAGTGATTTCCTTAACCAATTGCGGAATAACCTGGAAGAGCGCGAAGCGGCACTTAGGTTACGTGAAGAGATAGAAGAGCAAGAATTACTACTGGATTTCCTTCAGCAGTTgcagaaaagaaagcaagataTAGCAGACAATTTGCAGGACACTGTTGCCTTTCTCTCTTCTGACATCAATGAGGTACTCCACCAGCAATCAGCTCTTGGACAGTGTGTAAACTTTTCATCCGATTTAGATAAAGAGGTTTGCTCTGGAACTGTTGAAGATCAGAGTGATTGTGGATCCAGGAAGCGTAGACCTGAGCTGCAATCTGTTGACACGGAGGAACAGAATCATAGTCTGGAAGAATGTTCCAGAACAGTGCCATCCTCTGTGCTAATTCAGGAAAGTGTTTTGTCAAAAAGCTCCAGGTTGATGAAGAACTTCAAAAAACTTGAAACAGCTTACTTTCTAACAAGGTCCAAGTTGGCAAAGCAAGTTGGCAACCAAATAAGTAGTCATCATCAATTTGTCAAGAGGGCTACTGGTTCAGCTGTTGGGACTGAAGGGAGTTCAATAGATGATTTTCCTTTGGAAGGACAATATGGTAGAAGGAAAAGAGGTTGGGTGAACTCTTTTCTTGAGGGATTGTGCAAGTACTTGTCGTTCAGTAAGTTGAAAGTTCGGGCAGAACTGAAGCATTGTGATTCGCTGAACTCATCAAATTTGGTATGCTCCGTAGGTTTCGACCGGGATAGAGAGTTTTTTGCAACTGCTGGTGTAAATAAGAAGATAAAAGTGTTTGAGTATAATATGATTGTAAATGAACATCGTGACATCCACTATCCTGTGGTAGAGATGTCTAATAGATCAAAATTAAGTTGTATTTGCTGGAACAGTTATATGAAGAGCCATATAGCATCTAGTGATTTTGAGGGTATAGTGCAG GTTTGGGATGTTACTAGGAGTCAAGTTTTCATTGACATGAGGGAGCATGAGAGGCGTGTGTGGTCGGTGGACTTCTCTATTGTGGACCCAACAAAATTGGTCAGTGGGAGTGATGATGGTTGTGTCAAGCTGTGGGATATGAATCAG GCTGGAAGTTTTGGCACTATTAGAACAAGGGCAAACGTGTGCTCTGTGCAATTTCAACCTGATTCTGCTCGCTCCATTGCGATTGGCTCGGCAGATCACAAAATTTACTGCTATGATCTTCGTAACATACGAGCTCCTTATTGTACACTAGTTGGGCACACAAAAACTGTAAGCTACGTGAAATATCTAGACGCATCAACATTAGTATCTGGGTCTACTGACAATTCACTGAAGCTTTGGGACCTGTCTATGAGTCAAGGAAGGATAATTGACAGTCCAATTCAAACATTTACAGGGCATACGAATACAAAG AACTTTGTTGGCCTTTCCGTATCTGATGGGTACATTGCTACTGGCTCCGAAACAAATGAG GTTTTTGTTTACCACAAAGAATTTCCGATGCCAGTTTTGGCATACAAGTTCAGCGTCACCGACCCTATGTCAGGCCAGGAGATCGATGATCCATCACAGTTCATTTCATGCGTATGCTGGAGAGGGCAATCTTCAACACTTCTTTCTGCTAACTCCAGTGGAAACATTAAGATCTTAGAAATGGACTGA
- the LOC133908637 gene encoding protein SPA1-RELATED 4-like isoform X2: MEASRDAGGGGRRLGEAEAQAEGEAAEEGGGRGEEGGEVSLREWLDRPGRAVEAAECVHVFRQVAEAVAVAHAQGVAVGSARPSCFVVSPPFARVAFIESASGSDASGSCSGSDASEDADPTASPPQRGDGAGRGEERAGKAFPLRSVLSMELNWYTSPEEADDSVGGGATFASDVYRLGVLLFELFCTFETMEEKMRAMANLRYRVLPPQLLLKWPKEASFCQLLMHPVQETRPKISEVLQSDFLNQLRNNLEEREAALRLREEIEEQELLLDFLQQLQKRKQDIADNLQDTVAFLSSDINEVLHQQSALGQCVNFSSDLDKEVCSGTVEDQSDCGSRKRRPELQSVDTEEQNHSLEECSRTVPSSVLIQESVLSKSSRLMKNFKKLETAYFLTRSKLAKQVGNQISSHHQFVKRATGSAVGTEGSSIDDFPLEGQYGRRKRGWVNSFLEGLCKYLSFSKLKVRAELKHCDSLNSSNLVCSVGFDRDREFFATAGVNKKIKVFEYNMIVNEHRDIHYPVVEMSNRSKLSCICWNSYMKSHIASSDFEGIVQVWDVTRSQVFIDMREHERRVWSVDFSIVDPTKLVSGSDDGCVKLWDMNQAGSFGTIRTRANVCSVQFQPDSARSIAIGSADHKIYCYDLRNIRAPYCTLVGHTKTVSYVKYLDASTLVSGSTDNSLKLWDLSMSQGRIIDSPIQTFTGHTNTKNFVGLSVSDGYIATGSETNEVFVYHKEFPMPVLAYKFSVTDPMSGQEIDDPSQFISCVCWRGQSSTLLSANSSGNIKILEMD, encoded by the exons ATGGAGGCCTCCCGTGacgctggcggcggcgggcggcggttGGGGGAGGCGGAGGCGCAGGCGGAGGGCGAGgcagcagaggaaggaggaggacgaggggaGGAAGGGGGAGAGGTGAGCCTGCGGGAGTGGCTGGACCGGCCGGGCCGCGCAGTGGAGGCGGCGGAGTGCGTGCACGTGTTCCGGCAGGTGGCTGAGGCGGTGGCCGTCGCGCACGCGCAGGGGGTGGCCGTGGGCAGCGCGCGCCCGTCATGCTTCGTCGTGTCGCCGCCCTTCGCGCGTGTCGCCTTCATCGAGTCCGCATCGGGCTCCGACGCCTCGGGCTCGTGCTCGGGCTCCGACGCCTCCGAGGACGCCGACCCGACCGCCTCGCCTCCGCAGCGAGGCGACGGTGCCGGCCGGGGGGAGGAGCGCGCTGGGAAGGCGTTCCCGCTGAGGAGCGTGCTGTCGATGGAGCTCAATTGGTACACTAGCCCGGAGGAAGCGGACGATAGCGTTGGAGGCGGCGCTACCTTCGCCTCCGACGTGTACAGGCTGGGTGTGCTCTTGTTCGAG CTGTTTTGTACCTTCGAAACTATGGAGGAGAAGATGCGGGCAATGGCAAATCTGCGGTATCGTGTGTTGCCGCCACAACTGCTGCTCAAGTGGCCCAAGGAAGCATCCTTCTGCCAGTTACTGATGCACCCCGTGCAAGAAACAAGACCGAAGATAAG tGAGGTGCTACAGAGTGATTTCCTTAACCAATTGCGGAATAACCTGGAAGAGCGCGAAGCGGCACTTAGGTTACGTGAAGAGATAGAAGAGCAAGAATTACTACTGGATTTCCTTCAGCAGTTgcagaaaagaaagcaagataTAGCAGACAATTTGCAGGACACTGTTGCCTTTCTCTCTTCTGACATCAATGAGGTACTCCACCAGCAATCAGCTCTTGGACAGTGTGTAAACTTTTCATCCGATTTAGATAAAGAGGTTTGCTCTGGAACTGTTGAAGATCAGAGTGATTGTGGATCCAGGAAGCGTAGACCTGAGCTGCAATCTGTTGACACGGAGGAACAGAATCATAGTCTGGAAGAATGTTCCAGAACAGTGCCATCCTCTGTGCTAATTCAGGAAAGTGTTTTGTCAAAAAGCTCCAGGTTGATGAAGAACTTCAAAAAACTTGAAACAGCTTACTTTCTAACAAGGTCCAAGTTGGCAAAGCAAGTTGGCAACCAAATAAGTAGTCATCATCAATTTGTCAAGAGGGCTACTGGTTCAGCTGTTGGGACTGAAGGGAGTTCAATAGATGATTTTCCTTTGGAAGGACAATATGGTAGAAGGAAAAGAGGTTGGGTGAACTCTTTTCTTGAGGGATTGTGCAAGTACTTGTCGTTCAGTAAGTTGAAAGTTCGGGCAGAACTGAAGCATTGTGATTCGCTGAACTCATCAAATTTGGTATGCTCCGTAGGTTTCGACCGGGATAGAGAGTTTTTTGCAACTGCTGGTGTAAATAAGAAGATAAAAGTGTTTGAGTATAATATGATTGTAAATGAACATCGTGACATCCACTATCCTGTGGTAGAGATGTCTAATAGATCAAAATTAAGTTGTATTTGCTGGAACAGTTATATGAAGAGCCATATAGCATCTAGTGATTTTGAGGGTATAGTGCAG GTTTGGGATGTTACTAGGAGTCAAGTTTTCATTGACATGAGGGAGCATGAGAGGCGTGTGTGGTCGGTGGACTTCTCTATTGTGGACCCAACAAAATTGGTCAGTGGGAGTGATGATGGTTGTGTCAAGCTGTGGGATATGAATCAG GCTGGAAGTTTTGGCACTATTAGAACAAGGGCAAACGTGTGCTCTGTGCAATTTCAACCTGATTCTGCTCGCTCCATTGCGATTGGCTCGGCAGATCACAAAATTTACTGCTATGATCTTCGTAACATACGAGCTCCTTATTGTACACTAGTTGGGCACACAAAAACTGTAAGCTACGTGAAATATCTAGACGCATCAACATTAGTATCTGGGTCTACTGACAATTCACTGAAGCTTTGGGACCTGTCTATGAGTCAAGGAAGGATAATTGACAGTCCAATTCAAACATTTACAGGGCATACGAATACAAAG AACTTTGTTGGCCTTTCCGTATCTGATGGGTACATTGCTACTGGCTCCGAAACAAATGAG GTTTTTGTTTACCACAAAGAATTTCCGATGCCAGTTTTGGCATACAAGTTCAGCGTCACCGACCCTATGTCAGGCCAGGAGATCGATGATCCATCACAGTTCATTTCATGCGTATGCTGGAGAGGGCAATCTTCAACACTTCTTTCTGCTAACTCCAGTGGAAACATTAAGATCTTAGAAATGGACTGA